Below is a window of Zygotorulaspora mrakii chromosome 3, complete sequence DNA.
CATATTGTCATTAAAGCTCCTCTATATAAGAGTTCTGAGTCTTGCGTGtaagttttcaaaaggcCATCGCATCATACATGTATGGTGGTGCACTGATGTTAACTTCAACACTACCAAGTGTTGTTAAGAGAATGGCATAACTAAAGAACAGCGACGGTCGGAAGTGGCCGAGTCTTAACGGAGTTCTATTATTACATCTACTTAAGTTTTATATTTTCGCtatcatcttcttcaggtgttgacatatttttctcGTATACAGGTAAACTTGGACTATTTGTTGTCTTGACAAATATCGAGCATATTCCTCCTTTTATGGTGCCACCTTGAGGTTTTTTAGATTTATCTGTTAGGAAACTGATAATGTCACGGATATTTCCCAACATTTCTGGTACCGTGGTTTTATTCACTTGACCGATCCTGACGCTCAAACAATTGTCATTATTCGGAACATATGACGTGTTTTTACATATGCTTCGTAATTGAGCTCTGACATATAGGGGATCACAAACATCTATAGTTTTCTTACCTTTAACTACCATTTCTCTCGACATCTTCATCGCGTAGGGCAGCTTTTTGTTACCTCGATAGAACTTTTGGCCCAGTATATCAGGCAGTAGATGAAGAACTCTGAAATCTGCGACTATTAGatcaaattctttgtaCAGTTGAGTAATTTTGATACCTCTAAATCTTCTCTTTAAGGATTTTAAACCAATAATCTCCTTGAAGAGCTCAGATGTTGCTGCGTCTTTCGTCAAAGCGTCGCGGTAGACGTTAGAAGGATCTTTTGTTATAAGTAGCGTCCGGAAATCTTTTGGTTTATTCAGTTTGCAAGATGTCAATGGAATGATTCGAGGAATACTATCCTTCTGAGCGCCCATTTTCTTATTTGTACTGATGATCATATGGATATTTTTATCcttttgtaaatttgaatcagTTTTACAGTGCTCGAGAAGGGCACCTAAAGCTTTTCCTGCAGTTCCATCCCTGTCTATTTGGAGATCAACGGTCATTGAGGAGAAGCGAAATGACTAGACCTTATAGCTATGTAGTTTGTATTCACTTTGGCTTCTTATTCACAtcatgaaatttttgaattgaaaaacgcGATGAGCACAGcacaaaaagaaaaatacaaagtAAGCTGGTAGAATCACtaacgaagaaaaaaggtatAACCGTCAAGAGACTGTCAAATTTAAATATTCAAGGAAACTTTGTAGTTTAAAAgtaaatatatttcaatCTCATATGGAGATTGGGAACATAAAAAGTATGAAAATAAACAGAAAGAGCAAGGACTGGAACGATTAAATGGATAATACTCCAGCACTAACTATTAAATCCAGTTTAAAACAATTCAGCAATGTTAGCTGGTAATTCCTCAATTTGAGTAGAGTAGAACTTTTCGACTTCTCTCATAGCACCAACATCTTCATTTGTAACAAAGTTGATAGCAACACCCTTTCTACCAAAACGACCACCTCTACCAATTCTGTGAATataattttctttattaGTTGGAAGATCGTAGTTGATAACCAAGGAAACTTGTTGGACATCAATACCTCTGGCCAACAAATCGGTggaaatcaaaattctgGAAGAACCACTTCTGAACTCCTTCATGATGACATCTCTTTCTTGTTGTGGTAGGTCGGAATAGATAGAAGAAACAGTGAAGTTATCAGCCTTCAATTTCTGAGTTAGTTCTTCAACCTTTCTTCTGGTGTTACAGAAAATAACAGCTTGGGTAACAGAGATGGAGTCGTACAAATCAGTCAAACAGTCATATTTGAAttgttcttcttcaacgtTGATGTAAAATTGTTGAATACCTTCCAAGGTTAATTCGTCTTTCTTGACCAATATTCTGACTGGGTTTCTCATGAATTTAGTAGTAACTTCCAAGACATCATTTGGCATGGTAGCAGATAGAAGAACGACTTGAGTAGTTGGTGGTAATAATgtgaaaatttgataaatttgcTCTTTGAAGCCAGAAGACAACATTTCATCTGCTTCATCCAAGATGAACATCTTAATGTGATCGGTTCTGAATTTACGTCTTTGAATATTGTCAAAGACACGACCTGGGGTACCAACGACAATTTGAGCATCTCTCAAACCTTCAGCATCTTCTTGGAAAGAAGTACCACCAATACAGGCATGAACTTTAACATCCATGTGGAAAGCCAAAGCAATGACAACCTTTTGGATTTGCAAAGCTAATTCTCTGGTTGGTGCCAAGATCAAAGCTTGtggatatttcaaagtCGCATCAATTCTTTGTAAAGCGGCGATAGAGAAAGTACCAGTCTTACCGGTACCAGATTGGGCTTGGGCCAAAACATCGTTACCTTCAACGATTGGCAAAATAGCACGTTGTTGAATAGCAGATGGCTCTTCGAAACCGTAACCAAAAACACCTCTCAATAGCTCATTGTTCAAGTTCATATCATCGAACTTGTAAACGACTTTGTCATAGTTGGTTAGAATTTGtgattcttcaacttcagtAATTCCTTCTGCAGACATATTGGGTAGTAGTTTTAATATATCTGGGTACTCTACTAGGATAATCGAAcctatataaaaaaaaccCTCAATAACTAATAGTTTAAATGGTAAAAGATCGAAAACTATGTAATCAAATTGTTAAATTTACCTCTACGACACACCCAAAGGTGACCTTTGATGCGTTTCCCAAGCAATGTGGACTAGCAGCTTCATCGACACTATtggatcaaaaaaaattttcagtcATTTGATACGCACATACACATCGTCTTTAGTGATGATAATATCACCTCTGCTTAAGCAACTACTTTGATGTTATACACTGAGGTTTGAAGCCACCGTAGGAGCCTACACTCCTATGCTACATGAGGGGCTTCAATGCAATGGAAATAGATTTCATTATACAATGATTCTGATGCACTATTCGAGTCATGAACCTCAAGTTCACTCGGGGAACgatctttcaacttttgcGCGATAATTGGTGTCTTCCCAATCGAATAAACGTGTCGGCAATGCTTCTTCCTGATCGCCTCTGATGTGGGCGAGTTCCTGCTCGATAGCGGAGCTCTTTGGGGGCGAGTTATCTAGCAGCACGACGCCTGAATTGGTGATTGGTGCCTTACCTTCGTGAGATAGGTCACGGCTGGCATTTTCAGTACCATTATTTTGATGGAAAAGGTTTGTTTCTTCTGGAAAAGTACGTTCTGCAACGTCCGAAGGCCTTACGCATTCAGGTTGTGAGACTGTTTTCTGACTCGATACTCTTTCGGTATTTTCTGAGTTTTGTTTGATGACGACATCTTTTGC
It encodes the following:
- the UTP30 gene encoding Utp30p (similar to Saccharomyces cerevisiae UTP30 (YKR060W); ancestral locus Anc_1.210) translates to MTVDLQIDRDGTAGKALGALLEHCKTDSNLQKDKNIHMIISTNKKMGAQKDSIPRIIPLTSCKLNKPKDFRTLLITKDPSNVYRDALTKDAATSELFKEIIGLKSLKRRFRGIKITQLYKEFDLIVADFRVLHLLPDILGQKFYRGNKKLPYAMKMSREMVVKGKKTIDVCDPLYVRAQLRSICKNTSYVPNNDNCLSVRIGQVNKTTVPEMLGNIRDIISFLTDKSKKPQGGTIKGGICSIFVKTTNSPSLPVYEKNMSTPEEDDSENIKLK
- a CDS encoding uncharacterized protein (similar to Saccharomyces cerevisiae TIF2 (YJL138C) and TIF1 (YKR059W); ancestral locus Anc_1.211); translation: MSAEGITEVEESQILTNYDKVVYKFDDMNLNNELLRGVFGYGFEEPSAIQQRAILPIVEGNDVLAQAQSGTGKTGTFSIAALQRIDATLKYPQALILAPTRELALQIQKVVIALAFHMDVKVHACIGGTSFQEDAEGLRDAQIVVGTPGRVFDNIQRRKFRTDHIKMFILDEADEMLSSGFKEQIYQIFTLLPPTTQVVLLSATMPNDVLEVTTKFMRNPVRILVKKDELTLEGIQQFYINVEEEQFKYDCLTDLYDSISVTQAVIFCNTRRKVEELTQKLKADNFTVSSIYSDLPQQERDVIMKEFRSGSSRILISTDLLARGIDVQQVSLVINYDLPTNKENYIHRIGRGGRFGRKGVAINFVTNEDVGAMREVEKFYSTQIEELPANIAELF